The Zalophus californianus isolate mZalCal1 chromosome 7, mZalCal1.pri.v2, whole genome shotgun sequence genome includes a region encoding these proteins:
- the LOC113927443 gene encoding endothelial differentiation-related factor 1-like isoform X1 — protein MAESHWDMVTVLCKKGPTAAQAKSKQAILAAQRRGEDVETSKKWAAGQNKQHSITKNTPKLDRETEELHHDQVTLEVGKVIQQGRQSKGLTQKDLATKINEKPQVIADYESERAIPNNQFLGKIERAIGLKL, from the coding sequence ATGGCCGAGAGCCACTGGGACATGGTGACAGTGCTGTGCAAGAAGGGCCCCACGGCCGCCCAGGCCAAGTCCAAGCAGGCCATCTTAGCAGCTCAGAGACGAGGAGAGGATGTGGAGACTTCCAAGAAATGGGCTGCTGGCCAGAACAAACAGCATTCAATCACCAAGAACACGCCCAAGCTGGACCGGGAGACTGAGGAGCTGCACCATGACCAGGTGACCCTGGAGGTGGGCAAGGTGATCCAGCAGGGCCGGCAGAGCAAGGGGCTGACTCAGAAGGACCTGGCAACGAAAATCAACGAAAAGCCGCAAGTCATTGCAGACTACGAGAGTGAACGGGCCATTCCTAATAACCAGTTTCTGGGCAAAATCGAGAGAGCTATCGGCCTCAAGCTCTAG
- the LOC113927443 gene encoding endothelial differentiation-related factor 1-like isoform X2, with protein MAESHWDMVTVLCKKGPTAAQAKSKQAILAAQRRGEDVETSKKWAAGQNKQHSITKNTPKLDRETEELHHDQVTLEDLATKINEKPQVIADYESERAIPNNQFLGKIERAIGLKL; from the exons ATGGCCGAGAGCCACTGGGACATGGTGACAGTGCTGTGCAAGAAGGGCCCCACGGCCGCCCAGGCCAAGTCCAAGCAGGCCATCTTAGCAGCTCAGAGACGAGGAGAGGATGTGGAGACTTCCAAGAAATGGGCTGCTGGCCAGAACAAACAGCATTCAATCACCAAGAACACGCCCAAGCTGGACCGGGAGACTGAGGAGCTGCACCATGACCAGGTGACCCTGGAG GACCTGGCAACGAAAATCAACGAAAAGCCGCAAGTCATTGCAGACTACGAGAGTGAACGGGCCATTCCTAATAACCAGTTTCTGGGCAAAATCGAGAGAGCTATCGGCCTCAAGCTCTAG